In one Paenibacillus sp. JQZ6Y-1 genomic region, the following are encoded:
- a CDS encoding IucA/IucC family protein translates to MGTSAVVTTLPDQQWTAYIQVQERIMRQTLEALWFEGIVSYECEGERWTTDGTTVDGQNVVYSCIAEQKASFGRVKIQSGTLQRNEEPCTDLYVFLEEVVHHRLEGERVSHFIQELLETLAKDSQCRAQLPACIPAEDRHYDALESHMTDGHPYHPSYKSRLGFSLRDNAAYGPEFNADVQLFWVAARREWADTALSQGVSYEQLLDQHLTAEDRNRFEQFIMDTGNPVDAYVLLPVHPWQWEHQIQSVFSGQLSRQELIALGYSDTPYRAQQSIRSLSNRHQSYAPYIKLALHMTNTSTSRILAHHTTQNAPLISDWLEHLIQQDAYLQQLDFDILKEIMGVSFRYAELPKLQYSSAYGSLGTIWRENVNTKLHEGEEAWPLNAVSLIQPNGESFCAEGIAKHGVQVWSRELVRAVVLPIVHLLYGHGIALESHAQNIILVLEQGLPKRIIVKDLHDGVRYVPDQLLHPEWAPELHPIPETHRKFNRYSFIHAETKEEVRDYTYDAFFFICVTELALTMERFGLLEREFWKLCADTIGDYQQQHPQYRERFADYDLFAPDSLIEEMTKRRLYGDSELYFRSVSNPLRQARDGQWS, encoded by the coding sequence TGTAACGACATTGCCGGATCAACAGTGGACGGCGTATATACAGGTGCAGGAGCGAATTATGCGGCAGACGCTGGAGGCGCTCTGGTTTGAAGGCATCGTATCGTATGAATGTGAAGGAGAGCGCTGGACGACAGATGGAACGACAGTGGATGGACAGAATGTTGTCTATTCCTGTATTGCAGAGCAGAAAGCCAGCTTTGGACGGGTGAAGATACAATCGGGTACGCTTCAGCGGAATGAGGAACCATGTACCGACCTGTATGTATTCCTAGAAGAAGTGGTGCATCATCGACTGGAAGGAGAGCGGGTTTCACATTTTATTCAGGAGTTGCTAGAGACGCTTGCAAAAGACAGTCAGTGCCGCGCCCAGCTACCCGCATGTATTCCGGCAGAGGATCGTCATTATGATGCACTGGAAAGTCATATGACGGATGGTCATCCATATCATCCCAGCTACAAATCACGCTTGGGCTTCTCATTGCGCGACAATGCCGCTTATGGACCAGAGTTCAATGCCGATGTGCAGCTATTCTGGGTGGCGGCAAGACGCGAATGGGCAGATACAGCATTATCGCAAGGTGTAAGCTACGAGCAATTGCTGGATCAGCATCTGACAGCGGAAGATCGGAATCGATTTGAACAGTTCATTATGGATACTGGGAATCCTGTCGATGCTTATGTACTGCTACCTGTGCATCCGTGGCAATGGGAGCATCAGATTCAGTCTGTATTCAGCGGTCAGCTGTCGCGGCAGGAACTGATTGCACTGGGCTACAGCGATACTCCTTATCGGGCGCAGCAATCGATTCGTTCGTTATCCAATCGTCATCAGTCATATGCACCCTACATTAAGCTAGCACTGCATATGACGAACACATCGACCAGTCGCATTCTGGCGCATCATACGACACAGAATGCGCCGCTGATCAGCGACTGGTTGGAGCATTTGATTCAGCAGGATGCGTATTTGCAACAGCTAGATTTTGATATTTTAAAAGAAATCATGGGCGTTTCCTTCCGCTATGCCGAGTTGCCTAAGCTGCAATATAGTAGCGCATACGGTTCACTGGGTACGATCTGGCGAGAAAATGTAAACACCAAGCTGCATGAAGGCGAAGAAGCATGGCCGCTCAATGCAGTATCGCTCATTCAGCCGAACGGCGAGTCATTCTGTGCCGAAGGGATCGCTAAGCATGGTGTACAGGTATGGAGCCGTGAGCTGGTCCGTGCGGTTGTGCTGCCGATTGTGCATCTGCTGTATGGTCATGGCATCGCATTGGAAAGTCATGCGCAAAATATCATTCTCGTGCTAGAACAAGGACTACCGAAGCGGATCATTGTCAAAGATCTGCATGACGGTGTACGTTATGTGCCAGATCAATTGCTCCATCCTGAATGGGCACCAGAGCTGCATCCGATTCCTGAAACCCATCGCAAATTTAACCGCTATTCGTTCATCCATGCGGAAACGAAAGAGGAAGTGCGGGATTATACATATGACGCCTTTTTCTTCATTTGCGTAACTGAGCTGGCATTGACGATGGAGCGATTCGGCTTACTGGAGCGTGAATTCTGGAAGCTGTGTGCAGATACGATCGGTGACTATCAGCAGCAGCATCCGCAGTATAGGGAGCGCTTTGCGGATTATGATCTGTTTGCACCGGATTCGTTAATTGAGGAAATGACCAAACGCCGCTTATATGGCGATAGCGAGCTGTATTTCCGTAGTGTGAGCAACCCGCTGCGTCAGGCACGCGACGGACAATGGTCATGA
- a CDS encoding HpcH/HpaI aldolase family protein gives MRNNLLLSKIRDGQPVFGLFVSIPHPIIVEMIGHADYDFVIIDCEHTTTSMEQVEEMIRAAELVNVTPLVRIGQLERTHILRLLDSGAQGIVIPSVEGLEQIEEVVQHMYYHPEGQRSLNSGRAGVFGKYNLQEYVQQANEQVMLVPMIESVTGVERSLEIMSHPQVSFVLEGAADLSQSLGVPWQTDHPDVLAALEQVYEAARTAAVPYATVARQKQDMQRWRERGVHIFVLGDDRNTAFRAYHTKRNQYRTSGGWI, from the coding sequence ATGAGAAATAATCTATTATTATCCAAAATTCGCGATGGACAGCCAGTATTTGGCCTATTCGTCTCGATTCCGCATCCGATCATCGTTGAAATGATTGGGCATGCGGATTATGACTTTGTGATTATCGACTGCGAGCATACAACGACAAGTATGGAGCAGGTGGAAGAGATGATTCGTGCTGCGGAGCTGGTAAATGTAACCCCGCTCGTTCGCATCGGACAGCTGGAACGCACGCATATCCTACGCTTGCTGGATAGCGGTGCGCAGGGAATTGTCATTCCGAGTGTGGAAGGTCTTGAGCAGATTGAGGAAGTCGTACAGCATATGTATTATCACCCAGAAGGACAGCGCAGTCTGAACAGCGGGCGTGCGGGCGTGTTTGGCAAGTACAACTTGCAGGAGTATGTACAGCAGGCGAATGAACAGGTGATGCTAGTGCCGATGATCGAAAGTGTCACTGGTGTTGAGCGCAGTCTGGAGATTATGAGTCATCCACAAGTGAGCTTTGTGCTGGAAGGGGCTGCGGATCTGTCGCAATCGCTGGGTGTACCGTGGCAAACGGATCATCCCGATGTGCTAGCAGCGTTGGAGCAGGTATATGAAGCGGCACGTACGGCTGCTGTGCCGTATGCGACGGTTGCAAGGCAGAAGCAAGATATGCAGCGCTGGCGGGAACGCGGTGTACATATCTTCGTCTTGGGCGATGATCGCAATACCGCCTTTCGCGCGTATCACACGAAACGAAATCAATACCGTACGTCAGGAGGGTGGATATGA
- a CDS encoding type III PLP-dependent enzyme, whose product MRQAVKEVIQQIQQSSSEPVCAYMYDLAAMQEHVQQMVRSLPTQCSLFYAIKANPDPHIIRNLLPVVGGFEVASIGELMKVRKISRDVPILFGGPGKKEHELEQAIRQQVYCLHVESLLELRRIIHITRRLQAQESSTFTQPTRIMLRINLHSDDLPQTKITMGGRATPFGLDEGLLEEALSIMTNEGVGAVKLSGFHFHSLSNNPDAALHAEMVGLYVQKAAQWQQQYNLTPLELINAGGGFGVSYDEQTPNFDWTLFTSLVAKLPLQELLPQARLIFEPGRMLVADYGYYAAEVSDLKVSHEQNFAVLRGGTHHNRLPASWGHNHPFIVMESERWSYPWERPEIRQQAVHLVGELCTPKDRMHSDARVERLRVGDLIIFVKSGAYCWTISHHDFLGHPHPEFYYITKGSDGDYVIHGNDGSAVGQTHR is encoded by the coding sequence ATGAGACAAGCTGTAAAGGAAGTCATACAACAGATACAGCAGAGCAGTAGCGAGCCGGTATGCGCGTATATGTATGATCTGGCGGCGATGCAGGAGCATGTACAACAGATGGTGCGAAGTCTGCCAACGCAATGCTCGTTATTTTACGCGATAAAGGCGAATCCTGATCCGCATATTATTCGCAATCTGCTACCAGTGGTAGGCGGCTTTGAAGTGGCTTCGATCGGTGAACTGATGAAGGTGCGGAAGATAAGCCGCGATGTGCCAATTCTGTTCGGTGGTCCCGGTAAAAAGGAGCATGAGTTAGAGCAGGCGATTCGTCAGCAGGTGTACTGTCTGCATGTGGAGAGTTTGTTGGAGTTGCGACGGATTATCCATATTACGCGTCGTTTGCAGGCGCAGGAGAGTTCTACGTTTACCCAGCCGACGCGTATTATGCTGCGCATCAATTTGCATTCTGACGATTTGCCGCAGACGAAGATTACGATGGGCGGACGGGCAACGCCATTTGGCTTGGACGAGGGATTGCTGGAAGAAGCATTATCCATCATGACCAATGAAGGTGTGGGAGCGGTGAAGCTGAGCGGATTCCATTTCCATTCGTTATCCAATAACCCCGATGCGGCGCTGCATGCGGAGATGGTTGGCTTGTATGTACAAAAGGCTGCCCAGTGGCAGCAGCAGTATAATCTTACACCGCTAGAGCTGATCAATGCAGGCGGCGGCTTTGGTGTGTCATATGACGAGCAGACACCGAACTTTGACTGGACGTTGTTCACCTCGCTGGTGGCGAAGTTGCCTTTGCAGGAGTTATTGCCGCAGGCACGGCTGATCTTTGAGCCGGGACGGATGCTGGTGGCGGATTATGGGTATTATGCTGCCGAAGTTAGCGATTTAAAGGTATCGCATGAGCAGAACTTTGCTGTACTGCGCGGAGGCACGCATCATAATCGGCTACCTGCATCGTGGGGTCATAATCATCCCTTCATCGTGATGGAGTCGGAGCGTTGGAGCTATCCTTGGGAACGTCCAGAGATTCGTCAGCAGGCGGTGCATCTGGTCGGTGAGCTGTGTACGCCAAAGGATCGTATGCACAGCGATGCTAGGGTGGAGCGTTTGCGGGTTGGGGATCTGATCATATTCGTGAAGTCAGGTGCGTATTGCTGGACGATCTCGCATCATGATTTTCTTGGACATCCGCATCCCGAATTTTATTACATAACGAAAGGAAGTGACGGCGATTATGTTATCCACGGTAACGACGGCAGTGCAGTCGGGCAGACGCATCGCTGA
- a CDS encoding IucA/IucC family protein, translating into MLSTVTTAVQSGRRIAEQQICRDLMNALLAEQFFPLDESEWVQWDDAPQEIRERYSEEMKTVAANTAESEHSTWWVYVSDELLFLAMDSIRLCREWVANSPVYVRSTSEASEQLESSWQHLHEAGEIADRILSLKLTTDEFAQPGVAEFITGIRTAVQQLSLSLNPESLQTLMDRQPESAYEWYVYAEQVAALRDRPFHPSSKAKTGFSEQDCLDYAAEFGTSIPLRWLAVQHTHIQQGKEGDSLMLTDLLSDAEQQSLHTELRSLGLSTEQYMLLPVHPWQLEHVILPRFASELEQRILVVLTTEVGHVQATSSLRSMAPKQPNTTMLKLPVSVLSLGAARYLPVVKLLNGLSGERMLRQAVECDAQLQNKVWLCHENHWWGYMPSDMGLYDDHPRHLAAQLRLYPEVLLDEQYRIVPMAALGVQMKDTHLLTALLGRSLSATEATTFYRQLSTLFYDVVMRLFTIGVVPEIHGQNCCVVLRDGVPHSLLFRDHDSVRLHPPYTEKHGIADPQYHIRPGYSNSLYNETLEKLIFYVQSLGTQVNLAAIMESLSEVYGADERQLWQITSAAWQQALDEVDLPEDDRELLHRCIFQAEQWPTKLIVRPLLEADGVPGAMPSGKGKGHNPFYRL; encoded by the coding sequence ATGTTATCCACGGTAACGACGGCAGTGCAGTCGGGCAGACGCATCGCTGAGCAGCAGATTTGCCGCGATTTGATGAATGCTTTGCTGGCGGAGCAATTTTTCCCGCTGGATGAGAGTGAGTGGGTGCAATGGGACGATGCACCGCAGGAGATCAGAGAGCGCTACAGTGAAGAGATGAAGACTGTAGCGGCAAATACTGCGGAATCTGAACATTCTACATGGTGGGTATACGTGTCTGACGAGCTGCTCTTTTTGGCGATGGATAGTATTCGGCTATGCAGAGAATGGGTGGCGAATTCACCAGTGTATGTTCGGTCTACATCAGAAGCATCGGAGCAGCTGGAATCCTCATGGCAACACCTACATGAAGCGGGAGAGATTGCGGATCGTATTCTTTCCTTGAAGCTGACTACAGACGAGTTTGCTCAGCCGGGGGTTGCCGAGTTTATTACCGGTATCCGTACGGCTGTACAACAATTGTCACTGAGTTTGAACCCGGAATCATTGCAGACACTGATGGATCGTCAACCGGAATCTGCGTACGAATGGTATGTATATGCGGAGCAGGTCGCTGCGCTACGAGATCGTCCATTTCATCCATCGTCGAAGGCGAAGACGGGCTTTAGCGAGCAGGATTGTCTGGATTACGCTGCCGAATTTGGTACGTCCATTCCCCTACGTTGGTTGGCAGTTCAACATACTCATATCCAGCAGGGTAAAGAAGGCGATTCGCTCATGCTTACGGATCTGCTAAGCGATGCGGAGCAGCAATCGCTGCATACGGAATTACGATCTCTCGGTCTAAGTACAGAGCAATATATGTTGCTGCCCGTGCATCCATGGCAATTGGAGCATGTGATCCTGCCACGCTTTGCCAGTGAATTGGAGCAACGCATTCTGGTGGTTTTGACAACAGAAGTTGGTCATGTACAGGCAACGTCCTCGCTGCGTTCGATGGCTCCTAAGCAGCCCAATACTACTATGCTCAAGCTGCCAGTAAGTGTATTGTCACTCGGCGCGGCAAGGTATTTGCCAGTCGTGAAGCTGCTAAATGGATTGTCCGGTGAGCGTATGCTACGTCAGGCAGTGGAGTGTGATGCACAATTGCAGAATAAAGTATGGCTCTGTCACGAAAATCACTGGTGGGGCTACATGCCGTCCGATATGGGATTGTATGATGATCACCCGCGTCATCTGGCAGCGCAGCTACGCTTGTATCCAGAGGTACTACTGGATGAGCAATATCGCATCGTACCGATGGCAGCATTAGGTGTACAGATGAAGGATACCCACCTATTGACTGCGTTACTTGGTCGCTCCCTGTCGGCAACGGAAGCAACTACATTTTACCGTCAGTTGAGTACATTGTTCTACGATGTAGTGATGCGCTTGTTCACAATTGGTGTTGTACCGGAGATTCATGGGCAAAATTGCTGCGTCGTCTTGCGCGACGGTGTGCCGCATAGCCTGCTGTTCCGTGATCATGACTCGGTACGTCTGCATCCACCTTATACCGAAAAGCACGGTATCGCTGATCCGCAGTATCATATCCGTCCGGGCTATTCCAACAGCCTGTACAATGAAACGCTAGAAAAGCTCATTTTCTACGTGCAATCGCTCGGTACGCAGGTGAATCTGGCTGCTATTATGGAAAGTCTGAGCGAGGTGTATGGTGCAGACGAGCGGCAGCTTTGGCAGATTACGTCGGCAGCTTGGCAGCAGGCGCTGGATGAGGTAGATCTACCGGAGGATGATCGCGAGCTACTGCATCGGTGCATTTTCCAAGCAGAACAATGGCCAACCAAGCTGATTGTACGCCCGTTGCTGGAAGCGGATGGTGTACCGGGTGCAATGCCGTCAGGTAAAGGCAAAGGGCATAATCCATTTTATCGTTTGTAG
- a CDS encoding expansin EXLX1 family cellulose-binding protein, which yields MIGLIATLSFAMFAVPASAAWNDTYKGYATYTSSGYSGGAVLLDPIPANMEITALNPTQMNYGGVKAALAGAYLEVQGPKGKTVVYVTDLYLEAPSGALDLSPNAFAKIGNVADGKINISWKVVKAPITGNFSYRIKEGSSQWWAAIQVRNHKYPVLKLEVQKNGSWVSLPKMDYNHFVGEQLGTQPLKVRITDIRGISVTDTLQALPANGTSNAYIVPGNVQFPD from the coding sequence ATGATCGGACTCATTGCCACATTGAGCTTTGCGATGTTCGCTGTACCTGCATCTGCCGCATGGAACGATACGTATAAGGGCTATGCTACATATACCAGCTCCGGTTATTCCGGTGGTGCGGTACTGCTTGATCCGATTCCGGCGAATATGGAGATTACAGCACTCAATCCAACGCAAATGAACTATGGTGGTGTCAAAGCTGCACTGGCAGGCGCTTATCTGGAAGTGCAAGGACCGAAAGGCAAAACCGTTGTATACGTCACTGATCTGTATCTAGAAGCTCCAAGCGGTGCGCTAGATCTGTCACCTAATGCTTTTGCCAAAATCGGTAATGTAGCGGACGGTAAAATCAATATTTCATGGAAAGTTGTCAAAGCGCCGATTACTGGCAATTTCAGCTATCGGATCAAAGAAGGCAGTTCCCAGTGGTGGGCAGCCATTCAGGTTCGCAATCATAAATATCCAGTGCTGAAGCTGGAAGTACAAAAGAACGGTAGCTGGGTAAGTCTGCCGAAGATGGATTACAACCACTTCGTTGGCGAACAGCTGGGTACACAGCCGCTCAAAGTACGGATTACCGATATTCGTGGTATTTCTGTAACCGATACGCTCCAAGCACTGCCTGCGAATGGTACCTCCAATGCGTATATCGTACCGGGCAATGTACAATTTCCAGATTGA